From Faecalicatena sp. Marseille-Q4148:
GAACTGAAGCCGCCGCGGGCATCAAAAGCGCTTCAGGAACACTACGATCTGGCACAAATGAGTAAGACGCTGGCGACAATCTGCCTGAATGCGGATTTGGAGTATGAGGTAGGGGAAGCCAGAATTGGAAATCTTTTTACACCGGAAGCGTATGAATATTTTCGGAAACTTCAGTTTAAAAATCTGCTGGCAAAGTTTGAAGTAGAGGTTCCGGTAAATGAAGTGGAAAAACATTTCCTTGAAGTAACAGAAAGGGAAGGACTTCAAAAAGTGCTTGAAAAGGCAAAAGGAGCAGAATGGATCGGTGTTTCTCTTGAAAAGGATGAAGAACATTCTTTACCGCTCTTTGCAGGCATGGGTGGTTACAGTGCGGCTGCGATTGCGATAGGAGATGCAGAAGTTTATCGAATCCCGGCAGGCAAAGACATTACGATGAAGATGATCTATGAGGCATTTTCTGAATTGGCGAAGGCAGGGAAGAAAATAGCATTGTTTGATCTGAAGAAGCTTTTGAAGGAAACAAACGTGAGCCGGACAGCATTTGTTTTTGATGTACATATTGCGGCATATCTTTTGAATCCACTGAAAAATGCATATGGATTTGAAGAAATTGCAGAAGAATACTTACATCTTTCAATCAGTGAGAAAACAAAGAGAGAAGACCGGACATGCTATGAGGCCTATGCGGCGTATGAACTTGCACCGGTTTTACAGAAACGATTGGAAGAAGAACAGATGGAAAAGCTGTATGAAGAAATCGAGCTGCCGCTTGTCTTTGCACTGAACGATATGGAAGAAGCGGGCGTCCGTGTAAAAGCCGAGGAATTAAAAGCGTACGGAGAAGCATTGACAGGAAGAATCGAAGAACTGGAAAAAGTAATTTGGGAAATGGCCGGAGAACAGTTTAACATTAATTCGCCAAAACAGTTAGGGGTAATTTTGTTTGAAAAACTGCAGCTTCCCCATGGGAAGAAAACAAAAAGCGGATACTCGACAGCAGCGGACATTTTAGAAAAACTTGCAGGCGAATATCCGATCGTGGCATCGGTTCTTGAGTATCGACAGTTAACAAAGTTGAAATCTACTTATGCAGACGGCCTGGCAGGTTTTATTGGAGAAGACGGGCGAATTCACGGAAAATTCCACCAGACTGTTACAGCAACCGGGCGGATCAGCAGTACGGACCCGAATCTTCAGAATATTCCGGTACGAATGGAACTGGGAAGACGGATCCGGAAGGTATTTGTTCCGCAGGAAGGATGTATTTTTGTAGATGCGGACTACTCGCAGATTGAGCTTCGGGTGCTGGCTCATTGTTCGGGGGATCAGGCGCTGATTGATGCGTATCGGGAAGCGAAAGACATTCACAGAACAACCGCCTCCCAAGTATTCCATACGCCGTTTGAGGAAGTGACAGAACTGCAAAGAAGAAATGCCAAAGCGGTTAATTTTGGGATTGTATATGGAATCAGTTCTTTTGGATTGAGTCAGGATCTAAGCATTACGCGAAAGGAAGCAGCAGAATATATTGAGCGCTATTTTGAAACCTATCCCGGAATTAAGAAATTTCTGGATGATGCAGTGACTCATGCGAAAGAAAAAGGATATGTAACAACCTTGTTTGGAAGAAAACGTCCGATTCCGGAATTGAAATCATCTAATTTTATGCAGCGCAGCTTCGGGGAGCGTGTAGCTATGAACTCCCCAATCCAGGGAACGGCGGCAGATATTATGAAGATCGCTATGATCGGGGTAAATGAATCATTGCGGAAAGAACAACTGCGTTCCAGAATTGTTCTGCAGGTTCATGATGAGTTACTGATTGAAACATTTGTGGAAGAAGAAGAAAAAGTGAGAGAGATTTTAGCAAGAGAAATGGAGCAGGCTGTCTCTCTGAGTGTTCCGCTTGTCATCGATGTGCAGACTGGCGAGAACTGGTATGACGCTAAATAATAAAGAGATACGAAATCACAAAGAGAATTTAAGAAGAAAGCGCTTGCAGGAAGCAAAGGAAGACAGAAAAATGAAAATTATTGGAATTACGGGAGGCGTAGGCTGCGGAAAGAGTAAGGTGCTTTCCTGGTTTCAGGAATTGCCGGATACGAAAGTATACGAGGCGGATCAAATTGCTCATTTGCTCCAGGAACCGGGAGCATGCTGCTATAAAGAAATCGTTGCGGAATTTGGCGTGCGAATTCTGAAAGAAGATGGAAAGATCGATCGAAAAATACTTGGAAGTATTGTGTTTTCAGATGCGATAAAGCTGGAAAGGCTGAATCAGATCGTTCATCCGAAAGTGAAACAATATGTACAAAAATGTATCCGGGAGGAAGAATCAGCTGGAACAAGACTGTTTGTGCTGGAGGCTGCGCTGCTTTTGGAAGACGGGTACGAAGAGATCTGTGAAGAGATCTGGTATATTTACGCGCGTGAGGAAATAAGGCGGGCGCGGCTGAAAGCGTCCCGGGGGTATTCAGATGAAAAAATAACTTCCATGCTTCAGGCACAGAAAAGTGAGAATGAATTTCGCGAAGCCTGCGACAGAACAATCGATAACAGCGGTTTGTGGAAAGAGACTTGCAGTCAGTTAAAAAATGCGTTAGAATCAGTATGTTAACGAAATAGATGATACAATCAGGAGATAGATAACATGAGAATGTGCAGCATTGCCAGTGGAAGCAGCGGCAACTGTATCTATGTAGGAAGTGAATCCACACATTTACTTGTAGATACGGGAATCAGTAAGAAACGAATTGAAGAAGGGTTAAAGGAACTGGATGTAAAGGGGAATGAGCTGAATGGGATTCTGATTACCCATGAACACTCTGATCATATTCAGGGGCTTGGCGTATTTAGCCGTAAATATGAGATTCCGGTTTATGCAACACGAGGAACAATTGAAGGCATCCGTCAGAGCAAATCTCTTGGAAAGCTGCCGGAAGGATTGCTTCATGAAGTACAGATTGACCATCCATTTTCCATAGGAAATATTGAAGTAAATCCGTTTCGGATCTCCCATGATGCCAAAGAACCGGCGGCATATCGTTTTGCAAGCGGCAGCAAATCGGTAGCAGTAGCAACCGATATGGGGATTTATGATGACTATACGGTGGAACATTTAAGAGATCTGGACGCAATCCTTCTTGAAGCGAATCACGATATCCATATGTTGGAAGTTGGTGTGTATCCATATCATTTGAAACGGCGTGTGGCAGGTGATAAGGGCCATTTATCCAATGAAACATCGGGACGACTGCTCTGCGATATTTTGAATAATCATATGAAGAGCATTATGTTGGGGCATCTGAGCAAAGAGAATAATTATGAACAGCTTGCATACGAGACAGTGAAGCTTGAAGTGACACTGGGAGATAATCCTTACCGGGGGGAAGAACTTCCTATCACAGTGGCGAAAAGGGATCAGATTTCAGAAAGTGTAATGATTTAATGAGGTAAATAATATGGGGAAAATAGCAATTGTTACGGACAGCAACAGCGGAATCACACAAAAAGAAGGGCGTGAACTTGGGATTACAGTCCTTCCAATGCCATTTTTTATTGACGGAGAACTGTTTTTAGAAGATATTACGCTGACGCAGGAAGAATTCTATAAAAAGTTAGAAAATGATGCGGAAATCACCACATCCCAACCATCTCCGGGAGATGTAATGGAACTTTGGGATGAACTGCTGCGCACGCATGAGGAAGTGCTTCATATTCCGATGTCAAGTGGCTTGAGCAGCTCCTGTGAGACCGCTATGAGTCTTGCAATGGAAGAAGAATATGCAGGCAGGGTGCATGTTGTAAATAATCAGCGTATTTCTGTAACACAGCGTCAGTCGGTACTGGATGCGATGCAGCTTGCCGCAGCAGGGAAAAATGCAGCAGAAATAAAAGAAATTTTGGAAGAAAATCGTCTTGCGGCAAGTATTTATATTACAGTTGATACATTAAAATATTTGAAAAAGGGCGGCAGAATCACACCTGCAGCAGCAGCAATCGGAACAGTGCTGAATTTAAAACCGGTGCTTCAGATCCAGGGAGAAAAATTAGATGCATTTGCAAAGGTACGGGGTTGGAAGCAGGCGAAGAAAACGATGCTGGATGCGATGGAGAAAGATATGCTGCATCGCTTCCAGAATCAGAAGATCCATTTAGAAGCGGCGTATACTTGTTCAGATGAGGAAGCGGCAAAATGGAAAGAAGAGATTGAGGACAGGTTCCCAACTTGTGAAGTTTATATGGCACGCCTGTCGCTGAGTGTGGCATGCCATATTGGTCCGGGAGCAATGGCCGTGGCCTGCTCTAAGGTAATTTAATAATTTGTTTTTGATATTCAGAGCGAAATGGCTGCCGGTATTTATCGGCAGCTATTATTTCGTACAAATCCGAAGAGCGGATATCGAGAGAAAGCATATCTTGTCCGACAGGCGATAGTGAAGAACTTTTTGTAATCTTTGTCAGCAGAGGAATGGAAGATGATCTGCTGACGGCGGTCAGGATTTCCTTCTGGCTTGTGCGAAATCCAAGAAGCCGTGCATAATAAGTAAAACCCTCCGCCCGATATGCAAGAAGTTTCTCCTGCGTAATTCCAAGCAGAATATGAAACAGCGCCCGGCTGATTCTCGCATGTGTCATTTCTTTTGTCTTTAGAAGTGCAGTAAATTGGGCGAGGGAATCAAAATTCCCAAGCTGATTGCAGATCCGGTCAGCCAGTTCAGGACTGACATCAGCAAATTGGCAAAGAGAATCACGAGACTCTGTGAGAAGACGGTATTTTAAAGGCAGCCGAAAGTCTTCCAAAGTAACAGGATAACCGCAGGAAAAAGCTTCTTTCAGAATGTGAAGCGCCGATACCGGCATAAAAGTCTCCAGGGCATCAAGGGCAGTCCCCTCTGAAATTGCACTGCGGATTGCGGATGCGGAACTTAGAGGGCTGTCAAGGCTGGTATCATGGTAATGGGTGCCTGTTCTTGAAATGGTAAATGGTTTGAGCGGACTGTTCTGCTGTAAGATGGCTTTGAGATATTCAATTGCCAAAATATTGTTAGGAGACGCAAGGAAAGAGCCGGCATCTTTAAACTCCGGCAGAAAGGAGATCAGAGCTTTCTGCCTTGCTTTTGGAAAGGAAAGTCCCTGCTTCAAATGTTCTTGTAAAATATTTTGAAAAGCGGCAGGTTCATCCGAAAGGACTTTGGCGGCTTTCATAAGAGGCTCAATAGAACCGCATTCGGAGCCAAAGCAGACAGAATCAATGCATCCGAGCTGTGTCAGGAGGGAAATGGCGCCTCCGGCAAAGAATTCAGCGCTTCCGCAGGCATAGCAGACCGGAAGTTCGAAAACAGCCCCGGCGCCTTCAGACAATGCCATCTTTGCCCGCATATGTTTTGGAAGAAGGGCAGGTGCGCCGCGCTGTACAAAGTCACCGCTCATAATAACGACGGCTGCATCTGCGCCCGTAACTTCCAAAGCTTTCTTTAAGTGGTAGGCATGTCCATTGTGAAAGGGGTTATATTCAGTAATCAGTCCGGTCAATTTCATAGTGATGTCACTCCTTCTGTTATAAAAATTATATTCAATATATCATATTATGAGCAGATTTACAAAAGAAGTAGACCATTGTATCGGAAAATAGACAGAATTTGGGTTGTATACATGAGGAAAATAAGTTATAATAAACAATATATGAGAAAAAAAGAGGAGGTCCTAAAGATGGGATTTATTGATGGAATTAAAGAAAAAGCCCGCGCATTGCAGAAGACAATCGTACTTCCGGAGACAGAAGACGACAGAATCTTCCGGGCAGCTGAAATTATTTTAAAAGAGCAGATTGCAAAGGTTGTACTGATTGGCGATACAGACGCAATTCAGGCAAAGAAAGCTGAATTTGCTATCGAAGACGCAATCATCGTAGATCCAAAGACATATTCTAAGACAGAAGAATATATTGAAAAACTGGTTGAACTCCGTAAGAATAAAGGAATGACAGAAGAACAGGCAAGAGAGCTTCTTCTGACAAATTACCCGTATTACGGTGTAATGATGGTTAAGATGGGAGATGCTGATGGTATGGTATCAGGAGCATGCCATTCTACTGCAGATACATTGAGACCATGTCTTCAGATTTTAAAGACAAAACCGGGAACAAAGATTGTTTCTGCATTCTTCCTGATGGTAGTACCAAACTGCGATATGGGCGAGAATGGAACATTTGTATATGGTGACTGCGGTCTGAACCAGAATCCGACAGCAGAAGAGCTTGCAGCAATTGCGGATTCTTCAGCAGAGTCTTTCAGACAGCTTGTAGGAGCTGAACCTCGTGTTGCTATGCTTTCTCACTCTACAAAGGGAAGTGCAAAGCATGCAGACGTTACAAAAGTAGTAGAAGCAACAGAGATCGTAAAGGCTGCAAGACCAGACCTTCTGGTAGATGGAGAACTGCAGCTTGACGCAGCGCTTGTTCCGGAAGTGGCAGAATCAAAAGCACCGGGAAGCCCAGTGGCAGGTAAAGCAAATGTTCTGATCTTCCCAGATCTGGATGCAGGTAATATCGGATACAAATTGACACAGAGACTTGCCAAAGGAGAGGCATACGGTCCTCTGACACAGGGAATCGCAAAACCGGTCAATGACTTATCTCGTGGATGCAGCGTAGAAGATATCGTAGGCGTTGCAGCAATCACGGCAGTACAGGCTCAGGAGTAGTTCGTTTCAGAACATAAAGAGCATCACACACATTTGAAATTGACTGCGTAAGCAGTACAATAGAGAGAAAAAAAGGAGATAATCACAATGAATGTATTAGTAATCAACTGTGGAAGTTCATCTTTGAAATTCCAGCTCATCAACTCTGACACAGAAGGCGTTCTTGCAAAAGGTCTTTGCGAGAGAATTGGTATCGATGGAAGACTGACATATCAGCCGGCAGGCGGAGAGAAAGTTACAACTGAGAAAGCAATGCCAACACACACAGAGGCAATCCAGTTTGTAATCGATGCTCTGACAGATGCTGAGACAGGTGTTGTTAAGAGTCTGGAAGAAATCAATGCAGTTGGACACCGTGTTGTACACGGCGGAGAGAAATTTGCATCATCTGTTGTTATCACAGATGAAGTAAAAGCTGCAATCGAAGAGTGCAACGATCTTGCACCGCTTCACAATCCGGCTAACTTAATCGGTATCGAAGCATGCCAGAAATTAATGCCGGGCGTACCGATGGTAGCAGTATTTGATACAGCATTCCATCAGACAATGCCTGCAACAGCTTATACATATGGTCTTCCATATGAATATTATGAAAACTACAAAGTAAGACGCTACGGTTTCCACGGAACAAGCCACAGCTTCGTATCTAAGAGAGTTGCAGAAGTACTTGGAAAAGACTACAATGCAACAAAGACAATCGTTTGTCATCTTGGAAACGGATCTTCTATCTGTGCAGTAAACAATGGAAAATCTGTAGATACTTCTATGGGACTTACACCACTGGAAGGTCTTGTAATGGGAACACGTTCAGGAGATATCGATCCGGCAATCATGGAATTCATCGCTAAGAAAGAAAACCTTGATATCAATGGTCTGATGACAGTTCTGAACAAAAAATCAGGTGTAGAAGGAATCTCTGGTGTATCCAGCGACTTCCGTGACCTTGCAAGTGCAGCAGAAGAAGGAAATGAACGCGCTCAGCTTGCTCTGGATGTATTTGCATACCGTGTAGCAAAATACGTTGGAAGCTACGCAGCAGCTATGAACGGTGTTGACAATATCGTATTTACAGCAGGTATCGGTGAAAATGACTGCGAAATGAGAAAAGCAATCTGTGCTTACCTCGGATATCTTGGAATTGAGATCAATGATGAGGCAAATGGAAAACGCGGCGAAGAAATCGTAATTTCTACACCAGATTCTAAAGTAACAGTACTTGT
This genomic window contains:
- a CDS encoding acetate kinase, giving the protein MNVLVINCGSSSLKFQLINSDTEGVLAKGLCERIGIDGRLTYQPAGGEKVTTEKAMPTHTEAIQFVIDALTDAETGVVKSLEEINAVGHRVVHGGEKFASSVVITDEVKAAIEECNDLAPLHNPANLIGIEACQKLMPGVPMVAVFDTAFHQTMPATAYTYGLPYEYYENYKVRRYGFHGTSHSFVSKRVAEVLGKDYNATKTIVCHLGNGSSICAVNNGKSVDTSMGLTPLEGLVMGTRSGDIDPAIMEFIAKKENLDINGLMTVLNKKSGVEGISGVSSDFRDLASAAEEGNERAQLALDVFAYRVAKYVGSYAAAMNGVDNIVFTAGIGENDCEMRKAICAYLGYLGIEINDEANGKRGEEIVISTPDSKVTVLVIPTNEELAICRETVALV
- a CDS encoding DegV family protein, which translates into the protein MGKIAIVTDSNSGITQKEGRELGITVLPMPFFIDGELFLEDITLTQEEFYKKLENDAEITTSQPSPGDVMELWDELLRTHEEVLHIPMSSGLSSSCETAMSLAMEEEYAGRVHVVNNQRISVTQRQSVLDAMQLAAAGKNAAEIKEILEENRLAASIYITVDTLKYLKKGGRITPAAAAIGTVLNLKPVLQIQGEKLDAFAKVRGWKQAKKTMLDAMEKDMLHRFQNQKIHLEAAYTCSDEEAAKWKEEIEDRFPTCEVYMARLSLSVACHIGPGAMAVACSKVI
- a CDS encoding MBL fold metallo-hydrolase, producing the protein MRMCSIASGSSGNCIYVGSESTHLLVDTGISKKRIEEGLKELDVKGNELNGILITHEHSDHIQGLGVFSRKYEIPVYATRGTIEGIRQSKSLGKLPEGLLHEVQIDHPFSIGNIEVNPFRISHDAKEPAAYRFASGSKSVAVATDMGIYDDYTVEHLRDLDAILLEANHDIHMLEVGVYPYHLKRRVAGDKGHLSNETSGRLLCDILNNHMKSIMLGHLSKENNYEQLAYETVKLEVTLGDNPYRGEELPITVAKRDQISESVMI
- the pta gene encoding phosphate acetyltransferase — its product is MRKISYNKQYMRKKEEVLKMGFIDGIKEKARALQKTIVLPETEDDRIFRAAEIILKEQIAKVVLIGDTDAIQAKKAEFAIEDAIIVDPKTYSKTEEYIEKLVELRKNKGMTEEQARELLLTNYPYYGVMMVKMGDADGMVSGACHSTADTLRPCLQILKTKPGTKIVSAFFLMVVPNCDMGENGTFVYGDCGLNQNPTAEELAAIADSSAESFRQLVGAEPRVAMLSHSTKGSAKHADVTKVVEATEIVKAARPDLLVDGELQLDAALVPEVAESKAPGSPVAGKANVLIFPDLDAGNIGYKLTQRLAKGEAYGPLTQGIAKPVNDLSRGCSVEDIVGVAAITAVQAQE
- the coaE gene encoding dephospho-CoA kinase (Dephospho-CoA kinase (CoaE) performs the final step in coenzyme A biosynthesis.), translating into MKIIGITGGVGCGKSKVLSWFQELPDTKVYEADQIAHLLQEPGACCYKEIVAEFGVRILKEDGKIDRKILGSIVFSDAIKLERLNQIVHPKVKQYVQKCIREEESAGTRLFVLEAALLLEDGYEEICEEIWYIYAREEIRRARLKASRGYSDEKITSMLQAQKSENEFREACDRTIDNSGLWKETCSQLKNALESVC
- a CDS encoding nucleotidyltransferase; this encodes MKLTGLITEYNPFHNGHAYHLKKALEVTGADAAVVIMSGDFVQRGAPALLPKHMRAKMALSEGAGAVFELPVCYACGSAEFFAGGAISLLTQLGCIDSVCFGSECGSIEPLMKAAKVLSDEPAAFQNILQEHLKQGLSFPKARQKALISFLPEFKDAGSFLASPNNILAIEYLKAILQQNSPLKPFTISRTGTHYHDTSLDSPLSSASAIRSAISEGTALDALETFMPVSALHILKEAFSCGYPVTLEDFRLPLKYRLLTESRDSLCQFADVSPELADRICNQLGNFDSLAQFTALLKTKEMTHARISRALFHILLGITQEKLLAYRAEGFTYYARLLGFRTSQKEILTAVSRSSSIPLLTKITKSSSLSPVGQDMLSLDIRSSDLYEIIAADKYRQPFRSEYQKQIIKLP
- the polA gene encoding DNA polymerase I; translated protein: MSEKILLIDGHSILNRAFFGVPDLTNDEGLHTNAIYGFLNILFKVLDEEQPEYLTVAFDVHAPTFRHEMYDAYKGTRKPMAEELRQQVPVMKEVLKAMGIRVIEKAGLEADDLIGTLSKRCEEQGMEVTVLSGDRDLLQLATDRVKIRIPKTKQGRTEVEDYYASDVKERYQVTPKEFIDVKALMGDTSDNIPGVPSIGEKTATKIIVEYGSVENAYAHVSELKPPRASKALQEHYDLAQMSKTLATICLNADLEYEVGEARIGNLFTPEAYEYFRKLQFKNLLAKFEVEVPVNEVEKHFLEVTEREGLQKVLEKAKGAEWIGVSLEKDEEHSLPLFAGMGGYSAAAIAIGDAEVYRIPAGKDITMKMIYEAFSELAKAGKKIALFDLKKLLKETNVSRTAFVFDVHIAAYLLNPLKNAYGFEEIAEEYLHLSISEKTKREDRTCYEAYAAYELAPVLQKRLEEEQMEKLYEEIELPLVFALNDMEEAGVRVKAEELKAYGEALTGRIEELEKVIWEMAGEQFNINSPKQLGVILFEKLQLPHGKKTKSGYSTAADILEKLAGEYPIVASVLEYRQLTKLKSTYADGLAGFIGEDGRIHGKFHQTVTATGRISSTDPNLQNIPVRMELGRRIRKVFVPQEGCIFVDADYSQIELRVLAHCSGDQALIDAYREAKDIHRTTASQVFHTPFEEVTELQRRNAKAVNFGIVYGISSFGLSQDLSITRKEAAEYIERYFETYPGIKKFLDDAVTHAKEKGYVTTLFGRKRPIPELKSSNFMQRSFGERVAMNSPIQGTAADIMKIAMIGVNESLRKEQLRSRIVLQVHDELLIETFVEEEEKVREILAREMEQAVSLSVPLVIDVQTGENWYDAK